In Ramlibacter sp., the sequence CGTTCGCCGAGACCGGTCACCTGTGCCTGGCCACGCTGCACGCCAACAGCGCCAACCAGGCGCTGGACCGCGTGATCAATTTCTTCCCCGAGGAGCGGCGCGCGCAGCTGCTGATGGACCTGTCGCTCAACCTCAAGGCCATGATCTCGCAGCGCCTGGTGCCCAAGCAGGACGGCAAGGGCCGCTCGGCGGCCGTGGAGATCATGCTCAACTCACCGCTGATCTCCGACATGATCTTCAAGGGCGAAGTGTCCGAGATCAAGGAGATCATGAAGAAAAGCCGCAACCTGGGCATGCAGACCTTTGACCAGGCGCTGTTTGACGCTTACGAAAGCAACGTCATCAGCTACGAGGACGCCTTGCGCAACGCCGACTCGGTCAACGACCTGCGCCTGCAGATCAAGCTCAACAGCCAGCGCGCCAAGTCGCAGGACCTGGCCGCGGGCACCGAGTCGCTGGCCATCGTCTAGGCGCCGTCAGCCGCCGGCCGGCGCGCGCGGCTTCATGAAGGCCGCGAAGCAGGTCTGCAGGTAGTCCATGGTGGCGCGGATTCGGGTGGCGCGGTGGCGCTCCGCCAGGATGGCCGCGTAGATCGGGTGCTCGCCCGGCACGCCGTGGCGCGCGAGCACCGGCTTGAGCAGACCCTGTTCCACCAGCTGGCGGCCCAGCACGTCATTGATGCGGGCGATGCCGGCGCCCGCGAGCGCCAGCGACACCACGGCCGCGCTGCTGTTGACCCGCAGCGGCGCCGCCACCGTGAGCGTGAGCGGCGCGCCCTCCACCTCAAAGGTCCAGCGGTTGTGGCTGGGCGACGCCGTGTTGCCGATCAGCGTGTGGTCCTTCAGATCGTGGGGGGTGCGCGGCGTGCCATGGCGGCGCAGGTAGGCCGGCGCCGCGTACAGGGCGCGGCCGTGGCTGCCCAGGGGCCGGGCAATCACCGTGTCGGGTGGCGGGATGCCGGCGCGCACCGCGATGTCCAGGCCTTCGTCGGCCATGCCGACCAGCCGGTCATCCACATGCAGGTTCACCTGCAGTTGCGGGTGCTTCAGGCGCAGGCTGGCCAGGTGCGGGATCAGCACGTGCTGGGCCAGCAGCTGGCTGACCCCGATGTGGACCGTGCCGCTCACCGTGCCCCGGCGGCCGCCCAGGCTGTCCTGCAACTGCTGGTGCTCGCGCAGGATGCGCTGGGAGTGCTCCAGGAACAGCTCGCCATCGTCGGTGAGTGACAGCCCATGCGTGGTGCGGTGGGCCAGCTGTGCACCAGCGCCGGCTTCGATGCGGGCCAGCGCCCGCGACACCTGGCTGGCCGACACGTTGCGCTCGCGCGCGGCCGCCGAGAGCGACTGCAGCGCCGCCACGCGCGCGAACAGGGCGAAATCGTCAAGGGTCAGTTGGTCCATGGGGGCCTGCTTGTGCGGAATCTGCACAGCCATTGTGCCCGCTGCCGGGTTTCGCTGCGCCGGCCCGCGGGGCACAGTCCGTCTGTCGCCTGCGGGCGGCAATTTCCATCCATTCAAAGGAACCCTACCGATGCCACTTCTGGTCCAACTTTCCGAGGGCCTGCTCACTCCCCAGGGTGAACAAACCATTTTCAAGCGAATTGCCGATGCCCTGCTGCAGGTCCACGGGCTTGCCGGCAACAGCTTCATGACGCCGGCCGTGATCGGCCATGTGCAGACCTACCCCGCGGGCACCAGCTATGCCGGGGGCCGTGCGCAATCGCTGGCGGTGATCGAGGCCAAGGTGCCCGCACTGACCTTTCCCGACCAGTCGGTGAAGGACGCCTTTGTGTGGGCCGTGACCGACATCGTGGACGACTGCCAGGCGGGCGGGCACCCGCGCGAGCGCACCTTCGTCAACGTCACCTACGCGGTGGACGGTACCTGGGGCATCGGCGGCAAGGCCTGGACCAATGAGGCGCTGGGCTCGGCCATCGCGGCGGCGGCCTGAGGTGCCCGGCATGACACAGTTGCCCGTGGATGCCGGCCGGGCCCATGAAGCACGATGCCAGCGAAGTGATTGCCTTTGTCCATGACCCCGATGGCCATGCCATCGAACTGATCCAGCAACCGGGCGCCTGAACGGCCCCTCTACTTTCAAGGAACCCACCATGCCTCTCGTTCGAATTGACCTTCCCGCCGCCGTGATGCCCCGTGCGGCCGCCGTCTCCGACGCCGTCCACCAGGCGATGGTGCAGACCTTCAACGTGCCGCCGGACGACCGGTTCCAGACCATCACCCCGCGCGCCGCCGGCGAACTGGTGTGCACGCCGGAATTCCTGGGCGTGCGGCATGGCGACTCCGTGGCATTCGTGCAGATCACCTGCGCCCCGGGCCGCAGCCTGGACATGAAGAAGGCGCTGTATGCGCGCATTGCCGCCGATGTGGCCCGCCACGGCGGACTCGAGCCGGCCGACGTGGTCATCAACCTCGTGGAGTCAGCGCGCGAGAACTGGTCTTTCGGCAACGGGCTGGCGCAGTACGCGCTCTAGCGGCCTAAAATTTGCAGCCTTGCCCCGTCAACCTGAAAGTGCCCATGTCTTCCATCAACGCCCGGACCTACGAACCCATCCAATCCCAGACCGTCGCCTTTGTGGGCCTTGGTGTCATGGGTTTCCCCATGGCGGGTCACCTGGCCAAGGCCGGCCACTCGGTCACGGTGTACAACCGCAGCGCCGCCAAGGCCGAAGCATGGGTGGCCGAGTTTGGCGGCCGGGCTGCGCCCACGCCGCGCGAGGCGGCCGCCGGGGCCGACATCGTGTTCTGCTGCGTCGGCAATGACGACGACCTGCGTTCCGTGGTGCTGGGCGCGGACGGCGCGCTGGCCGGCATGAAACCGGGCGCGGTGCTGGTGGACCACACCACGGCCTCGGCCAATGTGGCGCGCGAGCTTCACGCGGCGGCGCGCCAGCTGGGCCTGCATTTCGTCGATGCCCCGGTCTCCGGCGGCCAGGCGGGCGCCCAGAATGGCTTGCTGACCGTGATGTGCGGCGGCGACACCGCGGCGTTTGACGCGGTCAAGCCCACCGGCATGGCTTTTGCGCGGGCCTTCACGCGGCTGGGCGACAGTGGCGCCGGCCAGCTGGCCAAGATGGTCAACCAGATCGCCATTGCAGGCCTGGTGCAGGGCCTGAGCGAGGCCATTGCCTTCGGGCAAAAGGCCGGGCTGGACATGACCCAGGTGCTGGAGGTGATCGGCAAGGGCGCGGCCCAGAGCTGGCAGATGGACAATCGTGGCAAGACCATGATTGCCGACCAGTTCGAGTTCGGCTTCGCCGTGGACTGGATGCGCAAGGACCTCGGGCTGGTGCTGGACGAGGCCAAGCGCAACGGCGCCCGGGTGCCCGTCACGGCGCTGGTGGACCAGTTCTATGCCGA encodes:
- a CDS encoding LysR family transcriptional regulator; this translates as MDQLTLDDFALFARVAALQSLSAAARERNVSASQVSRALARIEAGAGAQLAHRTTHGLSLTDDGELFLEHSQRILREHQQLQDSLGGRRGTVSGTVHIGVSQLLAQHVLIPHLASLRLKHPQLQVNLHVDDRLVGMADEGLDIAVRAGIPPPDTVIARPLGSHGRALYAAPAYLRRHGTPRTPHDLKDHTLIGNTASPSHNRWTFEVEGAPLTLTVAAPLRVNSSAAVVSLALAGAGIARINDVLGRQLVEQGLLKPVLARHGVPGEHPIYAAILAERHRATRIRATMDYLQTCFAAFMKPRAPAGG
- a CDS encoding tautomerase family protein, with the protein product MPLVRIDLPAAVMPRAAAVSDAVHQAMVQTFNVPPDDRFQTITPRAAGELVCTPEFLGVRHGDSVAFVQITCAPGRSLDMKKALYARIAADVARHGGLEPADVVINLVESARENWSFGNGLAQYAL
- a CDS encoding NAD(P)-dependent oxidoreductase; translated protein: MSSINARTYEPIQSQTVAFVGLGVMGFPMAGHLAKAGHSVTVYNRSAAKAEAWVAEFGGRAAPTPREAAAGADIVFCCVGNDDDLRSVVLGADGALAGMKPGAVLVDHTTASANVARELHAAARQLGLHFVDAPVSGGQAGAQNGLLTVMCGGDTAAFDAVKPTGMAFARAFTRLGDSGAGQLAKMVNQIAIAGLVQGLSEAIAFGQKAGLDMTQVLEVIGKGAAQSWQMDNRGKTMIADQFEFGFAVDWMRKDLGLVLDEAKRNGARVPVTALVDQFYADVQALGGQRWDTSSLIRRLK